The sequence tattaaaattttaagatgatgtgtttctttattttttttcttgtcaaAAGTGACCATAGATATTGGTCAATGCAttagtaattattttttaagttcgTGTTTTTATATAGATTAGGTACAATACAATCTCGTGTATCTCTCTTTGGtacataaagaaaaaaaattatagttcatttttcataaaagaaattgttacatgataatattttattagATAACTGTTTACAATATTTTATTGGGTAACTATTTACAATATTTTATTAGTTACTAtttaggtttacataagacaacacgtaaatttttcttttaagtatCATTTCCACcatttattttgaaagttattAGTTTATGTGTTCACTTGAATGTATCATTTTTTATCGTCTCATATAAAGATGATATCATGCATGCTTCATAATGTATCGACATTTATTCAACCTAAATCTTTAATTTATGTGGCCATTTTCTTCCCCACCTCCTCCTATGTATTCACCACTAGGAGAAAGTTACATAGGTTTGATTTGGTCACTTAggatgaaaaataaaatatagatgCAATAGGATGAAAGAGAGGATATGGCACATGTATATACACATATCAAGCATCTAAAATGACAAAGCCAACTCCTATGCAAataattcatattaaattataaatttagttcctaaaatttgatttttcttaaGGTTAAATTATCAAAGATACAATTGAACTATGGGGTGATTTCAATTATATCcaacttttgaaaatattacTTTTAACCTTTAAGAATCGTTTGAGGGAAGGGGTTGAGTTATGGAGGGTTGGTGTTAtaataaaactagtgttatgataaacctagttttatcataacatgtGTTTAGGAGAAGTGTTCAAAAAGataattttatgataagatgtatTTGAGGAAATGGTTTAAAAAAGTAGTCTTTATGGGAGAGTTGAAGAAATAGGGTTATGGAGAGTTgaaaaaagtttaagaagaaggagagagagggaagaGGTGTTAAGATAACCCtaaaacaagggttatgataactCTTCTCCCAAACAAGGGTTAGGTTATCTAATTTGAAGTTTGCTTCGAAACAATCTAAGGCTTTTGTCAGTTGTCACTAGATTTATATACAAAAAAGTTCGTGTGTATGCTTTAAACAAATCTAAATACACAGCGAAAGTAACTGGGAATTAAGTTAAAGAAAATTTTGTAAACAACAAACCAAGGAGACGTGAGATTGAAATGGAGAAGACAAAGACATGTATGGTTCACCAATGACTCATGTATTTATTTTGCTTTTCCTATATCTTTTTAAGATTTGATTGCATAAGCAAACATTCCTTTtctaatattaatttaatatataaaaaaaagttaaccATATATGTTTTGACACAAGTTTCGAAtttcaaaaattgaaatgaaacTTATCGTAATTGAATAGTTGAGAGATATCTTTttataattcaatttttttaatcacAAATTTACAATGCATACAATTCtaaaatgtaaattttaagaAGTATCTATACTGTTAATATGATCTCATCACGTTATTTTATTAGATGTGTTTTTTATGTGTGGGTTGTTTAGAATATACTTAGTCTAAACGATTGGCTTTGTCTTTTTAATAATAGATGTCTTTGACAACTTTTCTCAATGAGAAGTTACAACGACCTTTCGTCTAATTTATGGCTTTCCATGCTCTACATTTGATATTTGGTGGCTTCAACATTCTTTCATATATTTGTTGAACTATTTAGATCACAATTTCCTTGATAAACCTCGAAAAATTTTATAGAGCATGTAATAAAATTAGTGGAatgcaaatatatatatatatatatataatttttagttttcttaCAAAAAGAATATTCATGAAAGTCTAACCTGAAGAGAGCAAAAGAACCAACAGGTCACCAAGAAAGGCATCCAATACCCTAATGGAAAGTTGAAAGTTCAAATGTATCCGAGGTCTTTTGAAATGgaagaattacaaaaaaaaccaacaaaattATCAAACTCAATAACATATATTGGCCTACACTGCAAGCAACCCTATTACACacatgagaagaaaggaaagaagaCAAGACTCAATATTGATTTGCCAAATCCCAAATTTCAACAACTGCATCCTTTTACCTCATTAAAATCTACAGAGCGGTTGTGAATCAAATTCACCAACCTCTCTCACATCATATTCAATCACTAAAGAATAAATGGAGATGACTAGTAGAAGAGAGAAGTAAGGCTAAACCACCGACCATCACTTGAGCTTTTTAGAAGCTCTATGGTCACTTAATTATGTAGAATCTTCCTTATAACTTTCCAATTTCAAACATCCATAAGAGTTACACAACCACTCACCTAAACCACGATGACACTCCTCCTTTTCTACGAAATATCTACGTTCAACCTTCCCTCATTTAACTATGGAGTTCACCAAACATGACTTGTCATACTCTTTTTAAGATTAGAATGAAATAGAAAGACAATCTTGAAATTCAAAACAAATCTCATTTCAAAAATTCCTTAAAGATCGCTTACGAGTTGTTTGTTAAGTGAGAATTCAAGATTTTTATGAGATAGATATTTGAGTTATCTTGTTTTGTAGATACTCATATGAaagacataaaaaaaaaacttttgattTCCTCTTGAAATATGAGTTTTCAGAATTTCAACTTCGTGAATTGTAATAATGATCGAAAATATTAGGTGAAAATGATTTTTGACCCGGTCTTTAAACTTAGGGCTATAAAATAAGTTTTTGGTTGCATCAACAAATAATTTATTACGACAATTTTCCTCCTCCTCGTCACATCTCTCTCGATACTTCTCATCCTTCTTACTCATTGTAACAACCTAACTTTTCAAAACCAAAACCAATCAACTATATTTAAATCCAAAGAGAAATAATTTTAGGTTGAACGTTCGTCGAAAAGTTGCTAGAAATGAAAAACATCATCATTATtgtttaaccattttttaaaaaaattaaaagacatTGTATtaagtcaaattttaaaaattatttttaaatacaacaaaatcaactggaatatttataaaatataacagaATTTAAATTCGATCAAAATGTTTTATATCTTTagattattaaattttattatgtttgtaattatttttatgggatatttttacatttttataaatattttgaaaagttacgattgtttaaaataattttcttaaagaaaaaaaaagacaaatatGGAAATTAGGAAGTAATgatgatattaataaaaaaaaagcaaCATTGTAAAAGTCGCCCTcagaaaaatataaagaaaaggaaaaaagaaaaatagactATCGATTTTCGAAAAACCCCAATAGAGAGAAGTGAAGGaagcaaagaaaagaagtaaacAGAgggatagagagagagagagagagagagagcgcAAAACCCAAATCCCCATTTCTTCTTCCCTtatctcctttttctttttctctttgcGCTCCCATTCCAAAAATGCCAGCCCTCGCCGCTCATACCCATCTCCCCACTTCTACAAATTTCCCCAACTCACCGGTTTCCCGTCGCACTCGCCGGATTCCGCCTCCTATCGCTGCTTCTACCAACCCCCATCTTCCCACCTTCAAATGCcatctttcttcctcttctcaAACCCCAGAACCCATTCAATCCACCTCTTCAAAACCCCATCTCAAATCCATTGCTAAAGCCCTTGCTCTGTCTTCCTCTGTTACCCTTgttatcaaattctgttctttTCTTGGAAATGGGGATGGGAACTTTGGTGGGGGTGGTGGATTTGGTGGTGGGAGTGGTGGAGGTGGTGGTGGTGACGGTGGTGGGGATAGTGGTGGGTTTTGGAGGAAATTCTTTTCCTCTGCTGCACTGGCTGATGAGCCTCAGAATCAGGAGTGGGATTCTCATGGCTTGCCTGCTAACATTATGGTCCAGCTCAATAAGCTTAGTGGGTTTAAGAAATATAAGGTTTCTGATATTTTATTCTTTGATCGTTGGAGGGGAATCACCGTTGGTACTGAGGACTCGTTCTTTGAGATGGTTTCGTTGAGACCTGGTGGGATATACACCAAGGCTCAGCTTCAGAAAGAGCTGGAAACACTTGCGACTTGTGGGATGTTTGAGAAGGTTGATTTGGATGGGAAAACTAACGCTGATGGTACACTTGAAATCCAAATTTCGTTCGCTGAAAGTACTTGGCAATCTGCCGAGAGGTTTAGATGTATCAATGTTGGTCTGATGCAACAGACAAAACCAATGGAAATGGACTCTGATATGACGGACAAAGAGAAGCTTGAGTATTATAGGAGCCAAGAGAAGGATTACAAGAGGAGAATTGAGAGAGCGAGACCATGTATGTTGCCAGATTCAGTGTATTCGGAGGTGCTTAAGATGTTGAGAGATAAGGGAAAAGTCAGTGCGAGGCTTTTGCAGAAGATTCGGGATATGGTTCAGAAATGGTACCATGATGAAGGGTATGCTTGTGCTCAGGTGGTAAATTTTGGGAATTTGAATACCAAGGAGGTTGTTTGTGAGGTGGTGGAAGGGGACATAACTCAGTTGGTGATTCAGTTCCAAGATAAGCTTGGTAATATTGTTGAGGGAAATACTCAACTCCCTGTGGTGAGGAGGGAACTACCCAGGCAGGTAGAATCCTTCAAATTCTTCACTCGGTGTTTGGTTTTTATAATAATTGTAGTTAAATTACAAATCTGATCATGAAGCTTGATGGTTGTGGCTATTTCATGCTTGAACTTTAAAGAGTTCCAATTATGTAGACGACTGCGATAATGCTGTATCCTACACGTTGTTGGAAACACGTTAATTCTGAGTCTCTGACATAACATAGAAGGGAAgtagaatttttttaataatgtggCTTTTGTATGGAATCCTTTTTTGGACTGTCattctatatatattttgttcatGTTTACTTTTTTCTACCATTCTTAGTCATATTGTTCCAAATGAGTCAACATCATCGTTTAGGCAATGGTTTTAAAAGGAGGGGCTTATGGAATTCACAATTCAAAATCTAGAAACGTAATGGATatcttattgttattatttttttttttaagtttagagATTAAATAGACATGGCAGTGCTCCAAAGTCCAAACTAATTTTGTTTCATAAACCAAAATTGTATATCTGGTGTTGATcttaaagaagagaaacaaaTATTCACTTATTGGTGCTTCAAAATTAACATTCATACTATAGCCAGAATGTTTGTTTAAATGCTAACTTGACCTCAAATGAGTTTTTGGTTATAATTGTTTTATTGgatcattgaatgcacaattagTTTGCAACTTTGTAGAGGGGCTAGGCATTCTTAACATAGAAGCAGGctatgttttgaaaattttgaattgtGTGTTACAGCTTCGCCCAGGCTACGTTTTTAACATAGAAGCAGGAAAGCAAGCTCTGAGGAACATCAACTCACTTGCCTTGTTCTCAAATATTGAAGTGAATCCACGACCTGATGAGAAAAATGAAGGTGGGATTATTGTTGAAATTAAACTTAAAGAACTGGACCAAAAAACTGCTGAAGTCAGTTCAGAATGGAGCATTGTGCCTGGGCGTGGTGGACGTCCCACTTTGGTATGTCATGTCTAAGTTTcttgtatatttattttattttatgctTATGTCCATTACTTTTACGacatcatttatatttgaattatgATTGACCATGTTCTTCTTTTTTGTGGGCTTTGTGCTTTTAGGCTTCACTGCAGCCTGGTGGAACGGTTACTTTTGAACATCGAAATATCAAAGGATTAAATCGATCTATTCTAGGCACTATAACAACTAGTAACTTTTTCAATCCTCAGGTAATTCAATAAGAGTCATgatatagtttttctttttcactgcTTCAGGCTATTTATCCCGAACAATTTTGAATGATAAAATCTCAACAATTTTCTTCATCCAGGATGACCTTTCATTTAAGCTTGAGTATGTGCATCCATATTTGGATGGTGTCTATAACCCACGCAACCGAACTCTTCGAGTTAGTTGCTTCAACAGCCGAAAACTGAGTCCTGTCTTCACTGGCGGACCAGGGGCAGATGAAGTTCCACCTATATGGGTTGATCGAGCTGGTGTTAAGGCTAACATTACTGAGGTGCTTATCAGCGACTGATTAGTATTTTCTAGATTTATCACCTTTTGTAGCATATTTTGGAAACAGTGTTCTGATGTTGTGGCCATTTGTTGAACAGAATTTCACCCGCCAAAGCAAATTTACTTATGGGGCTGTTGTGGAAGAGATAATCACAAGGGACGAAAGTAGTAATATCTGTCCAAATGGCCAGAGGGCATTACTTGGTGGAGGTATTAGTGCTGATGGACCACCCACAACTCTAAGTGGGACTGGTACTGATAGGATGGCATTTTTACAAGCAAATATAACGCGGGATAATACAAAATTTGTTAATGGTGCTATAGTTGGAGAGAGGAATGTATTTCAGGTGCGAGTCTGTCTTAGTATCTACATCATGACCTGTTTGTATTTTATGAATTTGATACCATGTAGTGATTACCCTTTTCATTGTTTCATCAAAGCTTCTGTTTTCCTTCCTTTTCACACTAAATAATGGATAATACTAATTCGTTAGTGGCACTATAGTTAGTGAGAGGAATGTGTTTCAGGTGCGAGCCTGTCTTTATATTTGCGTCTTGACCTGTTTGTGAcccttttattgttttattaaaCCAACTGTTCACCTATTTTTAGTTCTAACCAATGGTTAGAAAGAAGACAGATTTAAAAGGGTTTTGTGCACCTTCATGCCATAGAACTATCTTTGAATGTTTGTTTGCTATGGTGGATATCTACTGTTTCGTTTGCTTGTATTTACATTTAAAATTTGCGTTTGCTTGTTTCATTTCATATGTTTGTTTTTCCCTACGATTTTTTCCTCTTAGTTGAAATCGTGATATTTTAGAACTTGTAACTGAAATAAAATGTGTGTTGGTGGTGTTAGTGCCGCCTGCTCAGGTTCTTCCAATCAAAGTATAAAAAGTTTTTACGACTTTTGAAATGGAGCAAGACAAAGTTTCTCTGGTTGATTTTTGAATATCACTTGTATATTACAGGTAGACCAAGGCATTGGGGTGGGCAGCAATTATCCGTTCTTCAACCGCCACCAACTTACATTGACGCAGTTTCTCCAGCTGAAGGAGGTCGAGGAAGGTGCCGGCAAACCACCTCCTCCTGTGCTTGTCCTCCATGGCCATTATGGTGGCTGTGTAGGAGACCTTCCAAGTTATGATGCTTTTACCCTTGGAGGACCATATTCTGTGAGAGGTTACAATATGGGTGAGTTAGGTGCAGCACGAAACATCCTCGAGGTAAATCCATCTTAAACATGCTTGAAAATGTTTTAACTCTTCATATGAATATGAAAGTAGCCTTCTAATTTCTAGCCTATTGGTTTTCTTCAGCTTGCAGCGGAGCTACGAATCCCTGTTAAGGGCACACATGTATATGCATTTGCCGAACATGGGAACGATCTTGGAAGTTCGAAAAATGTGAAGGGAAACCCAACGGAGGTATATAGGCGAATGGGACATGGTTCGTCATACGGTGCTGGTGTCAAGTTGGGGCTTGTTCGAGCCGAGTATGCTGTGGACAATAACTCAGGCACAGGTGCTTTGTTTTTCCGTTTTGGAGAAAGGTTTTGAGATAGTTTaaatttgtattccattttTGGTTTAGTATAGCCGGCGGCTCTTTAGGTTGTGTGGTTGGAGAATGTTGGAGCTGTATTCTTAAGATGATTTGCTGAATCAAGTTAGATCAGAGTTATTTTTGTCTTTCAACCTTTGTTTAGttttgttccattttttttcttgcccttttttctaaaaaaatttgttCAAGGGTTGCAAGAAAATCATCCATGctagattatatatataattatatgcTCTGCTTGAACAGGAATTCAACTTTATGAATAATTACTTTTTTCCATtgatctttattttttttttattttttattttggctATAATGAGACTAGAATGATTCTAAATTTTAATCATAGTGATTTTAACACCAGATTCTAATTTAGGAATTTTAATGTCATTTCCAAACAcggaaaaattaattttgtcaAGTTTGGAATTCTGTACGAAACATattttaatcatttaaaatttttaaatcatcaaatttcatttaagaaaacaaaacaaatgtttctggtgatcttaaaaataataaaaataatttaaaacaatttcaacCAATTTAGAATCATTGGAAAAGCCATAACTGTCTGTTTGatcaaatagaatatttgaatGGTAAAGTAGTATGTTTAGTCTCATATTGAATATGACCCTATAGGAGGAGGCTTAGGTTTCTAAACTGAGAGGGTCTTTTGGCAcgtttaatattttctaaaGTGATCTATTGAAATTTGAGGTTGACAAAACTTTAAAGTTTATAGTGTCCAAAAAGGTAATGAGAAACACAATTCAAGTCATGTTCACCTGCTAAAAACGGAATAGATCAATGGTAATAAGAAAAGTTGGTTTgttgtttatttgttttctaCCGTAACATTTACTTTCAAATTTGTAATCAATAAACGCAAACTAATTGATGGATTACAAGTATTCATTCTAATTGCTTCTAAAAATCACGTCGTAATTGAAAAATgttgggtttagggttttaatcAAACTAAATATTTTGATGATAAGAAGCTCAAGTTATGGTATTCAAAGTACTTATTTCGTAGAATTTAAAAAAGATGATTCGCATGGATcgtaattaaaaagaaaaagatatgaAAACAAATTTCTCCCCCGTTTAATCTCATCAATTCTTTTACCCTAGATCTAGATCCAATGGTTAAGATTAAATCCTTTTTGTTATCAAATATCAATCTTTCATTCATCCTCCTATCAACTCATTCTTTAAGCAAAAAAGAATCCAACGAACTTATTCCTCTGTTGATGCATAATTCAAGTGCTCAAAGTTCACAAAAATTGTTGGAGTGTTGTAGAGCCCAACTTGTAAACTTTCCCTATTTTTAGGTTCTGTTTGTTTTATAGAGTTTGTCATCAAACATTTAATATTTCCGTTCATTTTACATAATTCCATACTTTAAAAACCTTTGAAACCCACCTTACTTGAGTTTTTAAATACATCTAATAGTGTTAGATTATTATATCTGAAACATGAACAACAAtatagattaattaatttatattaattttcgataaattatttaattatgtttagttaatatatatatatttcaattttattaacTAAGTAACTGATTAACataacaataaattattttgttctAAATTTAATTCATCTATGCATTTAGTTGAGGACAATCGATGTCAAAATTGAACTGGacataaatatttaatatttatactCATAAAACAATACTACATTATTGCGAACTCAagtttaatgttttttttaaaactcactttattttttaacttagtctatttttaaatatttttaaaattgcatTTTAGGTTTATTTTGTTGGTTTGCATCACTGTAAAATATGCTATTAACTTGAATTGGCTACTTTGATTCTATTtgattttcttaaattaaaattcaaGTTTAGTTGCATATTtagaatttcaaaattaaaattggtaGACAATCCTATTCACCCCTAGTATTGCCATTAtatcttacaaaaaaaaattatcaatttGATACTTTTACCGCTGTAATTTCTGCTTGACTCTCAAagataaaagtaaaagtaaaggTAATTGAAAATTTAACAATTATTATCTCTGAAGTAGAGGTAACAATAACATAAACGAGATAAAAAACAATTCAATTAAATTTGTGATTTCAACTAGTTGATTCATCAATAGAATTTTATTACGATTACATCGATTTTCATTACAGTTTGGTGAACACAACCTTAATTTGATAGACTACTTATTGAAACAAATGTTTTTTAGTTATTGCTGCGGAAAAAGGAACCCAAGGATCGTAAATTTTGAAAGTTAATGTACAAATAAATCATaggtttatttatttagttgttTCTTTGTTATTATTAACTTGAGACAAACGTCATGGCAGAAAATGCACTTTTCGCAATTTAAATTCTACCTATCCTCTAAACATTCCTTCTTtctcaattattatttttagatcTTCATTCTCATCGATCTTCAAATCATTATATTTCtcattatattttttagtttaaacaAGGTTTCGTTTCAtaatcatttagtttttttgttgaaattaaACACATAAACACACTCATTTCGAGTTTgaaattctttcttttctatctAATTTTATCAATGTTATAAAAAACCaagcaaaattttgaaaactagaaAAAGTAGTAACGTAAAACTGTTTTGTTGAACAAAAACCTTTAAGAATTAATTCTCGAAGAACTCGAATTATTCATAGTAAAAAAAAGGATATTAACCCTGACTCTTATCACATAAATTCCCTCTCCCTCTTAAAGAAAACTCAACCTCTGAGTTGATTAGGGTGCTAGTTGGAAGGCATTTAGAGCATGATATAAGGAAACAAGTAAGAGTCATTAAAGGTTGAGAAGATCTTTGCATGAATGTGGAACATCTGCTTCGTAAGAACTATCTCTAAATTTTTCCAAAATAGAGTAGCTCCAATCTTGCTCATAGTTAATCGAGTAAGTTTAGTATAAACTATATTAAATGATGACTTCCTTGTGGATCTATTTTTCATGTGTGATTGTAACTAAACTCCACTCGTAGTATATAAGATCCCGTTGTCTTTGTTTGTCTTTATAAAGTACAGACATTGGTTATGTCTTTTTGACCATCTGTTGGTGGATGACTGAACGTATTCCAATTGTTGAAGATAAATCAACTTTATCTAAGATATTATGAAAATTGTTTATCTTTGAACATTGTGTCAAGtgggtaattttttttttttttttgttgtataCTATCATCTCTTGATCTTCTTCTACTCCATTCATTTTTCCTTATTTGGTCAAATATAATGGTCTTCTTATAGGTTCCAATCTTCCTTGTAAGTTTTCTATCTCGTGTGTTGCTTGGCTCAATTTTACAATCTTGGTTGAGTTCTTTCTTGATCTTTTTTTAGCAACTAAATGTATTTTTGAAGAGTTCTCGAAAGAACTCGAAGATTATAATTTTTCCTTTCTTGAATTTTTCTCGAAAGAGTTAAAAGTTTTCGTTCATTATCTTTCAAAAGTTCTCCTAATAGATGTTTTTATTTGAATGTTTCTATTTTTATAGAATTGTTTCAACCTCTAAATTGGCGTTGGGGTGGTTAATTGGTGTTCTTTGGTCTAAATCATCTAACTCTCGATCTTTATGTTGATTTCTTGAAAAACAGAGTTGGTCAAATTGTTGGATCCTTTGTTGATATCGTTGCCTTCTTATTCCATCCAAAACTATCTTAGAAATGTCATAAATGTCGTTAGAATAACTAGAATAAGATAATGATTGGTTTTTTGAGAAAATTGAACCCGGGCAAAATTAACATGTTGGAATTCTTCTTTGGAATACTTAAACAAAAACCAATAATACCTCGTTGAAAAAATtactttaaattaaataaatatgcTCATGGTCGTAGTAAATGTATTTGAAGTTTTCTTGATCTttgaattcaattttttttataaaacacaTGATTTAATGTTCTCATTTTGTCTTCACATATAGATACTCTCATTTTCTTCAATAATTTCTAATTCTTACAGCAATTTAAACTATAAAACTTTAGGTTAAAAGTATAAAATCtcacaaaattttaaaatcaaaattttaggATATAGATAGACTGGAACTTTATATTGCTGATATAATGTGGGAAGTTTAGaattatttcatattatttagcCAAAACCAAATGGTctaaatattaaatttgaaaGTTCAAAATTCATGAAAGTTCTAAATATTAAATTAGATATTCTTTTTATAATGTTTAAAAACTCATTagacataaaattcaaattgcAATAATGTTGAtatcttttaaatttcaaatagtttgagagtatgaagtttatattatatttatagtaTGTCACATTAGCGATGTTTTAATTCTACTAAGTAAGAAATGTTTTAATCCAATTCAAAAAATAGTACGCATAACTCAATTGATATTTATGTCCTAACACCATCGGCAGGTTTGTATTTTGTGATTTGAATCTTCTATTTCTATCATATTAAAAGGAAAAGTAGAGAAGGCCTTTTTTGAGAATtagataataaattataaacGTAGTTTCTAAATCGGTGACAAC comes from Cucumis melo cultivar AY chromosome 12, USDA_Cmelo_AY_1.0, whole genome shotgun sequence and encodes:
- the LOC103497138 gene encoding protein TOC75-3, chloroplastic, translated to MPALAAHTHLPTSTNFPNSPVSRRTRRIPPPIAASTNPHLPTFKCHLSSSSQTPEPIQSTSSKPHLKSIAKALALSSSVTLVIKFCSFLGNGDGNFGGGGGFGGGSGGGGGGDGGGDSGGFWRKFFSSAALADEPQNQEWDSHGLPANIMVQLNKLSGFKKYKVSDILFFDRWRGITVGTEDSFFEMVSLRPGGIYTKAQLQKELETLATCGMFEKVDLDGKTNADGTLEIQISFAESTWQSAERFRCINVGLMQQTKPMEMDSDMTDKEKLEYYRSQEKDYKRRIERARPCMLPDSVYSEVLKMLRDKGKVSARLLQKIRDMVQKWYHDEGYACAQVVNFGNLNTKEVVCEVVEGDITQLVIQFQDKLGNIVEGNTQLPVVRRELPRQLRPGYVFNIEAGKQALRNINSLALFSNIEVNPRPDEKNEGGIIVEIKLKELDQKTAEVSSEWSIVPGRGGRPTLASLQPGGTVTFEHRNIKGLNRSILGTITTSNFFNPQDDLSFKLEYVHPYLDGVYNPRNRTLRVSCFNSRKLSPVFTGGPGADEVPPIWVDRAGVKANITENFTRQSKFTYGAVVEEIITRDESSNICPNGQRALLGGGISADGPPTTLSGTGTDRMAFLQANITRDNTKFVNGAIVGERNVFQVDQGIGVGSNYPFFNRHQLTLTQFLQLKEVEEGAGKPPPPVLVLHGHYGGCVGDLPSYDAFTLGGPYSVRGYNMGELGAARNILELAAELRIPVKGTHVYAFAEHGNDLGSSKNVKGNPTEVYRRMGHGSSYGAGVKLGLVRAEYAVDNNSGTGALFFRFGERF